A single genomic interval of Acidobacteriota bacterium harbors:
- a CDS encoding DPP IV N-terminal domain-containing protein, whose protein sequence is MPVRLEAQPVAAQAAPAALTTDDYARAESFLADTLTPLVVGGTVEATWLPGDRFTYRSTTATGVEFLLVDPAARTRTRLFDHDKLAAALTTASGVKADPARLPFRAATLSVDGRAVSFDMGGKRYTCDVAGEACASTNPPLFDPDAVLSPDGAKAVFIRDWNLWVRDVASRAERQLTTDGEPHFGYATDNAGWRRSHRPVVLWSPDSRKVATFQQDERKVGQMYLVDTRAGHPVLDAWKYPLPGDEHVAMLHRVAIDVESAAVVRFRMAPDYHRAMLGDDVSLNDMSWSPDATRFAFVSTGRDHKTATVRVADAATGDVRTLFEEEEKTHFEAPAGWRVLWASNEIIWNSQRDDWSHLYLYDLTTGALKHRITSGPGPVMRILKVDERARTVTFAANGREPGQDPYFSHVYRIGLDGKGYVALTPGDAHHAVQLAPSGAFAIVTASTPERAPEVVVRDATGALVMPLEKADVSKLLATGWQPPMRVTMKGRDGKTDVYGFLYRPLRFDPSKKYPIINYAYPGPQSGSVGSRAFSVARRDNQALAELGFIVVAIDGMGTPGRSKSFHDTYYGAMGRDNTLPDQVAGMKDLAARFPWIDIDRAAMWGHSGGGFITADAMFRHPDFFKVGIAESGNHDQRVYEDDWGERYQGLLRKGDKGAPDSYAAEANQTVAKNLKGKLLLIHGMMDDNVPPQNTYLVMEALIKANKDFDLLLLPGQRHGYGADGAYVMRRRWDYFVRHLLGAEPPKEYRMKPQGAPMRPPAS, encoded by the coding sequence ATGCCGGTGCGGCTCGAGGCGCAACCCGTTGCGGCGCAGGCGGCACCCGCCGCACTCACCACCGACGACTACGCGCGTGCCGAGTCGTTCCTGGCCGACACCCTGACTCCGCTCGTGGTGGGCGGCACCGTCGAGGCGACGTGGCTCCCCGGCGACAGGTTCACGTACCGCAGCACGACGGCCACCGGCGTGGAGTTCCTGCTCGTCGATCCAGCCGCGCGCACGCGCACCCGCCTCTTCGATCACGACAAGCTCGCGGCCGCCCTCACGACTGCATCGGGCGTGAAGGCGGACCCGGCGCGGCTCCCGTTCCGCGCAGCGACGCTGTCTGTCGACGGACGCGCCGTCTCGTTCGACATGGGTGGCAAGCGCTACACGTGCGACGTGGCCGGTGAGGCGTGCGCATCGACGAATCCACCGCTGTTCGACCCCGACGCGGTCCTCTCGCCCGACGGCGCGAAGGCGGTCTTCATCAGGGACTGGAACCTGTGGGTGCGCGACGTCGCGTCGAGGGCGGAGCGCCAGCTCACGACCGATGGCGAGCCGCACTTCGGCTACGCCACCGACAACGCCGGCTGGCGCCGGAGCCATCGCCCCGTGGTGCTCTGGTCGCCCGACTCGCGCAAGGTCGCCACCTTCCAGCAGGACGAGCGGAAGGTGGGCCAGATGTATCTCGTCGACACGCGCGCCGGTCATCCGGTGCTCGATGCGTGGAAGTATCCGCTGCCGGGCGACGAGCATGTCGCCATGCTGCACCGCGTCGCGATCGACGTGGAGTCTGCCGCCGTCGTGCGATTCAGGATGGCGCCCGACTACCACCGCGCGATGCTCGGAGACGATGTGTCGCTCAATGACATGTCATGGAGTCCGGACGCGACGCGCTTCGCGTTCGTGTCGACGGGACGCGATCACAAGACAGCGACGGTGCGCGTGGCAGACGCGGCGACAGGCGACGTGCGGACGCTCTTCGAGGAAGAAGAGAAGACCCACTTCGAGGCGCCTGCCGGCTGGCGCGTGTTGTGGGCGTCCAACGAGATCATCTGGAACTCGCAGCGCGACGACTGGAGCCACCTCTATCTTTACGACCTCACGACGGGTGCGCTGAAACACCGGATCACGTCGGGGCCCGGCCCCGTGATGCGCATCCTGAAGGTCGACGAGCGTGCGCGTACGGTGACGTTTGCCGCCAACGGGCGCGAGCCTGGGCAGGATCCGTACTTCTCGCACGTCTACCGCATCGGCCTCGACGGCAAGGGGTACGTCGCCCTTACGCCGGGCGACGCGCACCACGCGGTGCAACTCGCACCGTCTGGCGCCTTCGCGATCGTCACCGCGTCAACGCCGGAGCGTGCGCCCGAGGTGGTCGTGCGCGACGCGACGGGTGCGCTCGTGATGCCGCTGGAGAAGGCCGACGTCTCGAAGCTGCTTGCGACGGGTTGGCAGCCGCCGATGCGGGTCACGATGAAGGGACGCGACGGGAAGACCGACGTGTACGGGTTCCTCTATCGGCCGCTGCGGTTCGATCCGTCGAAGAAGTACCCGATCATCAACTACGCCTATCCCGGTCCGCAGTCGGGCAGCGTGGGCAGCCGCGCGTTCTCGGTGGCGCGTCGCGACAACCAGGCCCTCGCCGAACTCGGGTTCATCGTCGTCGCGATCGACGGCATGGGCACGCCCGGTCGCTCGAAGTCCTTCCACGACACGTACTACGGCGCGATGGGGCGCGACAACACGCTGCCCGATCAGGTGGCGGGGATGAAGGATCTCGCGGCGCGCTTCCCGTGGATCGACATCGATCGCGCGGCAATGTGGGGGCACTCGGGCGGCGGGTTCATCACCGCCGACGCGATGTTCCGCCATCCCGACTTCTTCAAGGTCGGCATCGCGGAGTCGGGCAACCACGACCAGCGCGTGTACGAAGACGACTGGGGCGAGCGCTATCAGGGGCTGCTGCGCAAGGGTGACAAGGGCGCGCCCGACAGTTACGCCGCGGAAGCGAACCAGACCGTGGCGAAGAACCTGAAGGGCAAGCTGCTGCTGATCCACGGCATGATGGACGACAACGTCCCGCCCCAGAACACGTACCTGGTGATGGAGGCGCTCATCAAGGCCAACAAGGACTTCGACCTGCTGCTGCTCCCCGGCCAGCGCCACGGGTATGGCGCCGACGGCGCGTACGTGATGCGCCGCCGGTGGGACTACTTCGTCCGCCACCTGCTCGGCGCGGAACCGCCCAAGGAGTACCGGATGAAGCCGCAGGGGGCGCCGATGCGCCCACCCGCGAGTTGA